A window of the Cutaneotrichosporon cavernicola HIS019 DNA, chromosome: 6 genome harbors these coding sequences:
- a CDS encoding uncharacterized protein (Zinc-binding dehydrogenase), producing MSISRRVITPLLLSRTTPTIRPAARLAAITAPLLRPLHNTPHALKNMRCVLIKDGKGPVENIYLGEEPTPSPKKGEALVKIETFGLNRMDLLQREGKYNLPPQASKTVLGVEFAGTITELGEGGSKFKVGDEVFGLAFGGAYAEYIASPESMLLPKPKELNWVQAAALPENWMTAYQALFLETGLKEGENALIHAGASGVGVAAIQLALQTGKAGKVFTTCGSDEKVAFLKNLVDNDPRLIVINYRTQDFEEEIKKHDTGIDVIVDFIGKDYFQRNLSVMRRDGRMVLLAFMSGAVVDKANIAMFLGKRLQLRGSTLRSRTVEYQANLLQQFKEHALPLIVSGKYKVEVYKTYPWTEVIEGQKEMAANKNSGKIVFEITK from the exons ATGTCCATCTCCCGCCGCGTTATCAcacccctcctcctgtCGCGAACCACCCCTACAATCCGACCAGCTGCACGCCTCGCTGCCATCACCGCTCCCCTCCTTCGCCCGCTACACAACACTCCTCACGCTCTCAAGAACATGCGCTGCGTCCTcatcaaggacggcaagggcCCCGTCGAGAATATTTACCTCGGTGAGgagccgacgccgagcccCAAGAAGGGGGAGGCGCTTGTCAAA ATCGAG ACCTTCGGCCTCAACCGCATGGACCTCCTACAGCGCGAGGGCAAGTACAACCTCCCTCCACAGGCTAGCAAGACggtgctcggcgtcgagtttGCCGGCACAatcaccgagctcggcgagggtgggtCCAAGttcaaggtcggcgacgaggtgttTGGCCTTGCGTTCGGC GGAGCATACGCCGAGTACATTGCCAGCCCCGAGTCAATGCTCCTtcccaagcccaaggaATTGAACTGGGTACAGGCCGCGGCCCTCCCCGAGAACTGGATGACTGCGTATCAggccctcttcctcgaAACCGGACTCAAGGAAGGAGAGAACGCGCTTATCCATGCCGGCGCGTCTGGTGTTGGTGTCGCTGCAatccagctcgccctccaGACTGGTAAGGCAGGCAAGGTATTCACCACCTGTGGTTCCGATGAAAAGGTCGCGTTCCTCAAgaacctcgtcgacaacgATCCCCGCCTCATTGTGATCAACTACCGCACCCAGGActttgaggaggagatcaagAAACACGACACGGGCATCGACGTCATTGTAGACTTTATTGGCAAGGACTACTTCCAGCGCAACCTTTCTGTTATGCGCCGCGACGGCCGCATGGTATTACTTGCGTTCATGAGTGGTGCTgtcgtcgacaaggccaacATTGCCATGttcctcggcaagcgcctCCAGCTCCGCGGATCCACCCTCCGCTCCCGCACGGTCGAGTACCAGGCCAACTTGCTCCAGCAGTTCAAGGAACACGCACTCCCCCTCATCGTCTCGGGCAAGTACAAGGTCGAAGTGTACAAGACGTACCCATGGaccgaggtcatcgagggACAGAAGGAGATGGCGGCCAACAAGAACTCTGGCAAG ATCGTCTTCGAGATCACCAAGTAG
- the HFM1 gene encoding uncharacterized protein (Sec63 Brl domain): MSESIGIADVDELLSRLDAARDGYPVTNLDPCLNVAEVVPYAASSIMNPSASRFPTPYQGFALQNWGPPPCPSSMPNPYNNPNLWGDYLPSAHTLHPQLPQAPLAPFHQAPPGSGFWPVQSPPTLNAPHLPSPRVGGDTALPPANGASPTGALQLLLGTSNAQEAYPSPPSNATSKVDKSSPIAGHTILVNSEPKKTPADDDYLDDDGWIDAAIAEMNEAKAAGQPDSGPTSKYLSPPAQWSSTPSHHPQDTGNPQPSPELPRNQHLPPLTQAPSLPPELLEAHTNLLKATNVPELHSVSTSVVERSEPTQPPVPLQNRRSPYFLREGESEGHAGDRLTRRPPARPPSASTVRFPKLPPPPAGHIPPPDAQLTSPVEPPTTTGPSKFIKKGSFPRVSVYALETNEERQLFSFREFNEMQSTIFQTAYKTDQNMVVSAPTGSGKTTVFELAFLRMLQFKSSAYTPLAIYMAPTKALCSERYYDWRERFKALNVKCIELTGDTEIYNIQTYTESADLIITTIHTLNEERGATLEVVVSRMKKRGDGLRFVAVSATVPNIDDVARWIGSKEQGKSQVRNEDGDDEPMPPVEYDDIEQMPKARVFKFGDEYRPVPLTLHAVGVDAPNEFALGGRLDKELWRLLNQHTDGLPTLVFCPTRKACQATAEHIFQEYQNAATNRTRLPWGVSDNQRVILKDAKIQKWTELGIAVHHAGLDLLDRRTIEQAFRTSQLHLLIATSTLAVGVNLPAHLVVIKGTSCWAGQGFREYSDIDIQQMMGRAGRPQFDNSGTVVIMCNNTKLHKYQSMMHSKTILESYLHHHLTEHINSEIGLGTIGSLQNAQEWLRGTFLSIRIRQNPKHYQETMTKDHTKSWDATLDRFVETSVSDLKKHDFITDDPEVIKEKTEDGSEPKELLPTNLGTIMSQNFISYRTMCHIVSMDPDSSLRSLLELLAGSTEFSSLRIRQGDRALLNTLRVHKDIKYHLDTPAKTYADKVFLLAQVTFGNVNLDEFSTKTENTSPLQTQILIFNVAPRLARAIFNVTCHKQYGRAAVAAIELCHTVHGKAWEDTSAVFRQIDKIGPKSITVLESNGIHTFDDLLKLQPSRIEMWLNRHPPFGTEVLERVTALPRFTIEFTEEGRSQDENGYPTVQLRLQIRNSGQLVHKPTKGGAIRGNQKRTKAYNLIILTVTTKDNRFIDKRAIGTNRLSDRVREFGLEATLYYPDERIMCIAGVEEKSGLSRTFMYKPRIPADKFPKREEIIARSNAGEPGSSMTIAPSRATRRSKSPLFLGVDDSDGDELIDLTVPREMKSNNKNKRPREVVAKPKTRKLALAVKSFIDDEAIDDDEEPDDDDMDDDEDGFIDMGDRPPPHKSSRSAGKTNACAERTSKSKRAALPVGQTSSKSSSSTSKTLGSAKPACNRSSTILDDARGDIDPGQKSIAENEALPEALQIAKPPAPPPVLSVDEQFQEWFGEFL; encoded by the exons ATGTCGGAGAGCATTGGAATCGCCGACgtggacgagctcctcagcCGACTCGATGCCGCTCGCGACGGTTACCCCGTTACTAACCTTGACCCTTGCCTCAACGTCGCTGAAGTCGTTCCCTacgccgccagctcgaTTATGAacccctcggcctcgcggtTCCCAACACCGTACCAGGGCTTCGCACTCCAGAACTGGGGTCCACCGCCGTGCCCATCTTCAATGCCCAACCCGTACAACAACCCGAATCTGTGGGGTGACTACCTTCCCTCGGCCCACACTCTTCACCCTCAACTGCCCCAGGCCCCCTTGGCGCCCTTCCACCAAGCTCCTCCAGGCAGTGGTTTCTGGCCTGTCCAGTCACCGCCGACGCTCAACGctcctcaccttccctccccgcGTGTAGGCGGTGACACAGCCCTTCCTCCAGCTAACGGCGCCTCACCCACTGGCGCCCTGCAGCTGCTTTTGGGCACCTCGAACGCTCAGGAGGCGTATCCCTCTCCCCCGTCCAATGCCACGAGCAAGGTTGACAAGTCGTCCCCGATTGCAGGACACACGATCCTCGTCAACAGCGAACCCAAGAAGACTCCCGCGGATGACGACTACTTGGACGATGATGGATGGATCGACGCAGCCATTGCTGAGATGAACGAGGCTAAGG CGGCTGGGCAGCCAGATTCTGGCCCCACGAGCAAGTATCTTTCTCCACCCGCCCAGTGGTCCTCTACCCCGTCTCACCACCCTCAGGACACCGGGAATCCTCAACCATCTCCCGAGCTTCCTCGGAACCagcaccttcctcccctcacCCAGGCCCCCTCTCTACCGCCTGAGCTCTTAGAGGCCCATACAAACCTTCTCAAGGCGACCAACGTACCAGAGCTACACTCTGTTAGCACCTCCGTGGTCGAGCGGTCCGAACCCACCCAGCCTCCAGTACCTTTACAGAACCGCAGATCGCCGTACTTCCTCCGCGAAGGCGAATCTGAGGGACACGCCGGGGACCGCTtgacgcgccgcccgccagCACGCCCGCCGTCAGCCTCGACAGTGAGATTCCCCAAGCTCCCGCCACCCCCCGCAGGCCATATCCCGCCGCCCGACGCTCAACTCACGTCGCCGGTTGAACCGCCCACTACCACGGGGCCTAGCAAGTTCATCAAGAAGGGAAGCTTTCCACGGGTGTCGGTGTATGCTCTCG AAACAAATGAGGAGCGCCAGTTATTCTCGTTCCGGGAGTTCAACGAAATGCAGAGCACCATCTTTCAGACGGCGTACAAGACCGATCAGAACATGGTGGTGTCTG CGCCCACCGGATCGGGCAAGACGACTGTGTTCGAGCTGGCTTTCCTCCGCATGTTGCAGTTCAAGAGCTCGGCGTACACTCCTCTGGCTATTTACATGGCTCCGACGAAG GCCCTCTGTTCCGAGCGGTACTACGACTGGCGGGAGCGCTTCAAGGCTCTCAATGTCAAGT GCATCGAATTGACAGGCGACACAGAGATCTACAATATCCAGACGTACACCGAGAGTGCAGACTTGATCATCACAACA ATTCACACTCTTAACGAGGAACGTGGTGCTACTCTAGAGGTGGTCGTCTCACGTATGAAGAAGCGCGGGGATGGGCTTCGGTTTGTGGCAGTTTCTGCAACG GTCCCGAACATTGACGATGTGGCTCGCTGGATCGGAAGCAAGGAGCAGGGCAAGTCTCAAGTGCGTAACgaagatggcgacgacgagcccaTGCCGCCAGTCGAATACGACGACATTGAGCAGATGCCCAAGGCCCGCGTGTTCAAG TTTGGTGACGAATATCGACCTGTGCCTCTCACGCTGCATGCGGTTGGTGTCGATGCACCGAACGAGTTTGCGCTGGGCGGTCGACTTGACAAGGAGCTATGGCGTCTGCTCAACCAACATACTGACGGCCTCCCTACTCTCGTCTTCTGCCCCACTCGCAAAG CATGCCAAGCCACCGCCGAGCACATCTTCCAAGAGTACCAGAACGCAGCTACTAACCGTACGCGTTTGCCGTGGGGCGTGAGCGACAA CCAACGCGTTATTCTCAAGGATGCCAAGATCCAGAAATGGACTGAACTCGGCATCGCCGTCCATCACGCGGGCTTGGATCTCCTCGATCGTCGGACCATTGAGCAGGCTTTCCGCACCTCGCAGCTCCATCTACTTATCGCGACGTCG ACGCTGGCCGTTGGAGTCAACCTTCCGGCTCATCTCGTGGTCATCAAAGGAACGTCATGCTGGGCAGGACAAGGTTTTCGAGAGTACAGTGATATCGATATTCAGCAGATGATGGGCCGCGCAGGTCGACCCCAGTTCGATAACAGCGGTACGGTGGTT ATCATGTGCAACAACACGAAGCTCCACAAGTACCAGTCAATGATGCACTCTAAGACGATCCTGGAGAGCTAtctccatcatcatctcACTGAGC ATATCAACAGCGAGATCGGCCTCGGAACAATCGGCTCCCTCCAGAACGCTCAGGAGTGGCTACGCGG AACATTCCTCAGCATCCGCATCCGCCAGAACCCAAAGCACTACCAGGAGACGATGACCAAGGATCACACCAAGAGCTGGGACGCGACGCTCGATCGATTCGTGGAA ACTTCCGTGTCCGATCTCAAGAAGCACGACTTCATCACTGACGATCCCGAGGTGATCAAGGAAAAGACTGAGGATGGCTCCGAACCCAAAGAGCTGCTCCCAACGAACCTGGGCACGATCATGAGCCAGAACTTTATCTCATACAGGACG ATGTGTCACATTGTCAGCATGGACCCCGACTCGAGCCTCCGCAGTCTGCTAGAACTTCTTGCAGGATCAACCGAGTTTTCGAGCCTGCGAATCCGGCAGGGAGACCGGGCG CTGCTCAACACGCTGCGAGTGCACAAAGACATCAAGTATCACCTTGACACCCCGGCAAAGACGTACGCCGATAAGGTGTTCCTACTGGCTCAGGTCACGTTCGGCAACGTCAACCTAGACGAGTTCTCGACCAAGACGGAGAACACGTCCCCGCTACAGACGCAAATCCTAATCTTCAATGTTGCTCCCCGTCTTGCGCGCGCCATCTTCAACGTTACCTGCCACAAGCAGTATGGCCGAGCTGCTGTGGCGGCGATAGAGCTGTGCCACACCGTTCACGGCAAGGCGTGGGAGGACACATCCGCCGTCTTCCGCCAGATTGACAAGATTGGTCCCAAGTCAATCACTGTGCTGGAATCCAACGGCATTCACA cgtTCGACGACTTGCTCAAGTTGCAGCCCAGTCGGATCGAGATGTGGCTGAACCGCCATCCTCCCTTCGGCACAGAGGTGCTGGAACGTGTGACGGCTCTACCACGGTTCACTATCGAGTTCAC cgaggaaggcaggAGCCAAGACGAGAACGGCTACCCCACAGTGCAATTGCGTCTGCAGATCAGGAATAGTGGCCAACTCGTGCACAAACCGACCAAGGGAGGGGCAATCCGCGGCAACCAGAAACGCACGAAGGCTTACAACCTCATTATCCTCACTGTGACTACCAAAGACAATCGCTTCATTGACAAGCGAGCCATCGG CACGAACCGACTTAGCGATCGAGTTCGCGAGTTTGGACTAGAGGCGACGCTCTACTACCCAGACGAGAGAATCATGTGCATCGCTGGAG tggaggagaagagtGGTCTGTCCCGCACGTTCATGTACAAGCCGCGAATCCCGGCGGACAAGTTCCCTAAGCGTGAGGAGATCATCGCTCGCAGC AACGCCGGTGAACCTGGATCTTCAATGACAATTGCACCCTCGCGTGCTACCCGGCGCTCGAAGTCCCCTCTgttcctcggcgtcgacgacagcgacggcgacgagctcatcgaTCTGACAGTGCCAAGGGAGATGAAGAGCAACAACAAGAATAAGCGGCCTCGCGAAGTGGTGGCCAAGCCGAAGACGCGCAAGCTGGCGTTAGCTGTCAAGTCGTTCATCGACGATGAggccatcgacgacgacgaggaaccggatgatgacgacatggacgacgacgaagatgGGTTCATCGACATGGGTGACAGACCTCCGCCTCACAAGTCGTCGCGTTCGGCTGGGAAGACGAATGCATGTGCGGAGCGCACCTCCAAGTCCAAGAGAGCTGCTCTCCCTGTCGGCCAGACGAGCAGCAAGAGCTCTTCGTCCACCAGCAAGACGCTTGGTTCGGCCAAGCCTGCCTGCAAtcgctcctcgacaatTCTCGACGATGCTCGTGGCGATATCGACCCGGGTCAGAAGAGTATTGCAGAGAATGAAG CGCTTCCTGAGGCGCTCCAAATCGCCAAGCCGCCAGCTCCCCCGCCCGTTCTCTCGGTCGATGAGCAGTTCCAGGAATGGTTCGGCGAGTTCCTCTAG